TCGGCGGAGATGCACAGCACCACGGTGTTGTTCAACTGGCTGGCTTCAGCGTTGAACTTGCGCACGGAAGTGGCGCAGGTCGGCGTGTCGACGCTGGGGAAGATGTTCAGCACCTTGCGCTTGCCGGCCAGGCTGGCCAGGGTGACGTCGCTCAGGTTGCCCGCGACCAGGCTGAACGCCGGCGCCTGCTGACCAGCCTGCGGCAGTTGACCATCGACCTGTACCGGATTGCCTTTGAGAGTGACTTGCGCCATGGGAGTTTCCTTATCGTTCAGGGAGTTGAAGGGCAAATATGTGACACGGGCTTCGCCGCAGCGAATGCCCCATCGAATGGCAGGTCACGGCCCGACCATGCGTCCAGACTAGCGCAGAAGCGACGCCGATACACCGGAGACCGAGTAGGGATTTTAGCCAATGAACCTTTTGCCATCAGAAATCGCGCCGGTAGAACAGGTCGAGCGAACTGGCCAGGCCGCTGGCGGCCTCCAGATACAAGCGCCGGCTCAACTGGTAGCGCAGGGCCATGGTATTGGCCGGCTCGAACACCCCGACGCCATAGCGCAGACTGAGGCGCTCGGTGATATTGCCGCTGGCCACCACGCTGGTGGTCACCCCGCTGCCTTCGGTGTCGAGTTGAAAATCCTGAATACCCAGGCTGTTGGCCAGGCCGGTGGTGATCGAACTGCTGCCGGCCAACCCCAGCGCCAGCGCCGCCTGGCCCAGCATATTGTTGTCGCCACTGCCTTGCCCCAGCGGACGCCCCAGTACCAGGTAGGACAGCGCCTGCTCCTGGCTCATGGCCGGCTCGGCGAAGACCGTGGTGCTGGGCTGCTCGGCACTGCCGGACAGACGAATACCGGCGACCACCGTATCGACCCGGCGAATCGCCTCGACATCGAGAAACGGCTGATCGATGGGGCCAGTGAACAACAACCGTGCGCGGCGGATGGTCAGACGCTGGCCGTAGGCACGATAGCGGCCATTGGCCAGATCCAGCTCGCCACGGGTGTCGAGGTTATCGCCGATATGCACGCGCCCACGCAGGTCGGCGCTCAGGCCAAAACCGCTGAACGCCAGCTTGTCCTGACCGACCTCGACCTCGACATCCATGGCGACGCCGAGCCCCTCTTCGGCCTCTGGCACTTCACGCCCGACCACCTGCGCATCGCCGGAGACTTTCACCGTTGACGGTGGCAGCTCACGTACGCTGATCAGCCCGCGTGGCACGCCGACTTGACCGCTGATGGCCAGGCGCTGAGCACGTAGCTGCAATTGCAGGTCAGGTTCGACTTCCAGTTCGGCGTAAGGCTCGACCTTCACCGGCAGACGCCGGCCCTGCAGGGCCAGGTCGCCGCGCAGGCCTTCGGCCCAGGCAATTTCGCCACGCAGGTTGCCCTGGCCCTGCTCGCCACTGCGCCAGTTGCCGGCAAGCTGCACCCGCTCACCTGCGATCAGCGCCTGCAGCTGCAAGCCCTCCAGGCTCACCGGCAACTCGCTGCCGGACAGCTCGCCGCCCTCCAACCGCAGCTGGCCGTTGATCTGCGGCGCCATCAGCTGGCCACCGATAGTGCCACTGCCCTGCAGCTTGCCTTCGAGGGTGTCCGCCATTGCCACGAAGGGGCGCAAGACGGC
This region of Pseudomonas wenzhouensis genomic DNA includes:
- the tpx gene encoding thiol peroxidase, which translates into the protein MAQVTLKGNPVQVDGQLPQAGQQAPAFSLVAGNLSDVTLASLAGKRKVLNIFPSVDTPTCATSVRKFNAEASQLNNTVVLCISADLPFAQARFCGAEGLEKVVNLSTLRGGEFLKHYGVAIASGPLTGLAARAVVVLDENDKVLHSELVGEIADEPDYAAALAVLK